The following are encoded together in the Streptomyces sp. NBC_00358 genome:
- a CDS encoding DUF3039 domain-containing protein has product MTLTSRADLADAYRRAGRFQLVIPILTAVATGRLRTLGEGHPDTLSARRELADAHIDAGDMEQGLAMHAEWLGAARDILTDPTLSWLVTFSFGAALLRVGRTDQGVEMLQRLLASGERALGERHHVILTVRDQIADAYVRTGLAAEGIALLEQTLERLVAEHGEAHQQVTGGRLRLAGAYAGAGRSGEAIAIYEAALTTIDEALPDGDSKLTARLMIHQRLANAYAQADQVDKALATAASLVTESRRLLGDGHELTLGRRADHAQILGDCGRVDEAISAYEALLSDLSPDHRASHTAVGSIRTALAALYFVAGREAEGIAVMNEVSTTLGDVLGKQHPQTLSSLGNLAWAYKETGSPERAIDTMEAVVAAQRSALGADHQRTLHSRQQLVGFYQAAGRHTEALSLYEALVADQRQARGVSDPRTLELRGELANAYRLAGLPGKAVVELEGLLADDAGFLARDDELFTTHRLMLVAAYAFCHRFEESLALGEAALTQSDAEAGEDSSLSQSLRNMLADIRAFRSKVQAPSQAEQAEADGAGQGEDPAGLMHYVALSDIERRRRGETVVALCGYALSGPAKDPKEQAVCARCRSIHQALPGS; this is encoded by the coding sequence TTGACCCTGACCAGCCGCGCCGACCTCGCTGACGCCTATCGACGGGCAGGCAGGTTCCAACTGGTCATTCCGATCCTCACCGCCGTCGCGACCGGCCGGCTCCGGACGCTCGGCGAGGGACATCCCGATACGTTGTCGGCTCGCCGGGAACTGGCGGACGCCCACATCGACGCGGGTGACATGGAACAAGGTCTCGCGATGCACGCCGAGTGGCTGGGCGCGGCTCGCGACATCCTCACCGACCCCACGCTGTCCTGGCTGGTGACCTTCTCCTTCGGCGCGGCGCTCCTGCGCGTGGGCAGGACCGACCAGGGCGTCGAGATGCTGCAACGACTGCTCGCCTCCGGTGAACGCGCCCTCGGCGAGAGACATCACGTGATTCTCACCGTCCGCGATCAGATCGCCGACGCCTACGTACGAACCGGACTCGCCGCCGAGGGCATCGCGCTGCTGGAGCAGACGCTCGAACGCCTGGTCGCGGAACACGGGGAAGCTCATCAGCAGGTCACCGGCGGCCGCCTCAGGCTGGCCGGGGCGTATGCCGGTGCAGGTCGTTCCGGTGAGGCGATCGCCATCTACGAAGCGGCACTCACCACCATCGACGAGGCTCTGCCCGACGGCGACAGCAAGTTGACCGCCCGGCTGATGATCCACCAGCGTCTGGCCAACGCCTATGCGCAAGCCGACCAGGTGGACAAAGCCCTGGCGACCGCGGCATCCCTGGTCACCGAAAGCCGACGGCTGCTCGGGGACGGACACGAGCTGACCCTGGGAAGGCGGGCGGACCACGCCCAGATCCTGGGCGACTGCGGCCGGGTCGACGAGGCGATCAGCGCGTACGAAGCACTGCTGTCCGATCTGTCACCGGATCACAGGGCCAGCCACACGGCCGTCGGCAGTATCCGCACAGCGCTCGCCGCTCTCTATTTCGTCGCCGGGCGTGAGGCGGAGGGCATCGCCGTCATGAACGAGGTGTCCACAACGCTCGGCGATGTTCTTGGCAAACAGCATCCGCAGACCCTCTCCAGCCTCGGCAACCTCGCCTGGGCCTACAAAGAGACGGGCAGCCCGGAGCGGGCGATCGACACCATGGAGGCGGTCGTGGCCGCCCAGCGCTCAGCCCTGGGGGCGGACCATCAGCGCACCCTGCACAGTCGGCAGCAACTTGTCGGCTTCTACCAGGCGGCAGGCCGCCACACAGAGGCGCTCTCCCTCTACGAAGCCCTCGTGGCGGATCAGCGCCAGGCACGGGGAGTGAGCGACCCGCGCACCCTGGAGCTCCGGGGCGAACTCGCCAACGCCTACCGGCTGGCCGGACTGCCGGGCAAGGCTGTGGTCGAGCTCGAAGGTCTCCTGGCCGACGACGCGGGATTCCTGGCACGGGACGACGAGTTGTTCACCACGCACCGCCTCATGCTCGTCGCCGCCTACGCGTTCTGTCACCGCTTCGAGGAGTCCCTCGCGCTGGGGGAGGCCGCCCTGACGCAGTCGGACGCGGAGGCCGGTGAGGACAGTTCCCTGAGCCAGAGCCTGCGTAACATGCTTGCCGACATACGCGCCTTCCGGTCGAAGGTGCAGGCGCCGTCACAGGCGGAGCAGGCCGAGGCGGACGGGGCCGGCCAGGGCGAAGACCCCGCCGGGCTGATGCACTACGTCGCCCTGTCGGACATCGAGCGCCGACGTCGCGGCGAGACCGTTGTGGCCCTGTGCGGCTATGCGCTCAGCGGTCCCGCGAAGGACCCGAAGGAACAGGCCGTCTGTGCGAGGTGCCGGAGCATCCATCAGGCGCTTCCCGGATCATGA
- a CDS encoding tetratricopeptide repeat protein yields the protein MSGLDRFRRRRGQVVTDSVVYGSVIQISDVIGPVDVTVHPQHPLGPGATLPAEARVRLGAPPLEPPAFQPRSEMGELLWRRLAGQDTAVAVCTLVGGRGTGKSHLAAACARRADAEGWPMVGWADASDATSLLAFFSAWAERLGIVLPGEPEAAAHAALDWLRATEQRCLLVFDNATDPDVVRQWIPATGTVSVLITTNQTNFAVLSPTRPIEVGLFTVDEAVTYLGERTGRGTAGAAELAEDLGRLPLALAQAAATMVHDGNSYERYRARLHAVPVGELLGRVRGDGYPYGLAQAVMLSVSRVEEGTGQAGAREHDAAPVARCLLDVIALLPGDAVPRNLLHASVRASGLPADEDTVDGVLGDLAEISLVTRVGTAAVAMHNLTQTVLLDRARNQGTVLGTMADVLSAFEATEPSKDDAWEHREEIRQRTRQLAHLRDLWSAPAANSAEDSDAWAGGLGPRSSAGSHVGRRLLDALSRCLMLLNEASESSTALEHGPGVVAGLQNLLGPDDPAVMTCKYHLAGAYLGTWRSSEAGELLAALRENQDRILGRDHPDTLATQAQLAAVLTQAGSTREAITLLTQVWEARSRVLGEAHRDTLSTRNELAGAYAAGGDFGTAIQMCEQVHADCRAMRGPDDPDVLNSRTALVNAYWMVGDLERAIDMARAVVADRRRVQGGEHARTLSAQMTLAGLYQAEGHWRQAIATMEEVVETCRHVQGEAHIDTLMNMLFLGNALDAAGRTADAVAITERILAVAEDAQGQSSPVAQICRRNLAARRLTLGRIEEAPALHATVVDEQRRDLGADHLTTLVSRSEFADALMQVARSDAAIDMYEAIVADRTRVQGPDHSDTLTSRSQLAGAYLQTRRTDEAVTVYEEVVASRRRSQGEDHEDTLASRAALANAHANTWQPTVAVTMLEDLLADRRRLKGDNHHRTLATWAQLGHAYITVSRLTDAVLVFEQVATGRDQCSEPSTR from the coding sequence GTGAGCGGGCTCGACCGGTTCCGCCGCCGGCGCGGCCAAGTGGTGACCGACTCGGTGGTCTACGGCTCCGTCATCCAGATCTCCGACGTCATCGGCCCGGTCGACGTCACTGTCCACCCTCAGCACCCGCTCGGCCCCGGCGCGACGTTGCCCGCAGAAGCCCGTGTTCGCCTGGGCGCACCGCCACTTGAGCCACCGGCCTTTCAACCCCGTTCAGAAATGGGCGAGTTGTTGTGGCGGCGTTTGGCGGGCCAGGACACCGCGGTGGCGGTGTGCACGCTGGTCGGCGGTCGCGGAACAGGGAAGAGCCATCTGGCCGCCGCCTGCGCCCGTCGCGCCGACGCCGAAGGCTGGCCGATGGTGGGGTGGGCCGACGCTTCGGACGCCACGTCGCTGCTTGCGTTCTTCAGCGCTTGGGCGGAGCGGCTCGGCATCGTGCTCCCCGGGGAGCCGGAGGCCGCCGCGCACGCCGCACTCGACTGGCTGCGCGCCACCGAGCAGCGTTGCCTGCTGGTGTTCGACAACGCGACCGACCCGGACGTGGTGCGGCAGTGGATACCCGCCACCGGCACGGTGAGTGTCCTCATCACCACCAATCAGACGAACTTTGCCGTGCTGAGCCCCACACGGCCCATCGAGGTGGGCCTGTTCACCGTGGACGAGGCCGTCACGTACCTCGGCGAGCGCACGGGCCGGGGCACAGCGGGCGCGGCGGAGCTGGCCGAGGATCTGGGACGGCTGCCCTTGGCGCTGGCTCAGGCGGCCGCCACGATGGTGCACGACGGCAACTCGTACGAAAGGTACCGGGCCCGTCTGCATGCGGTGCCGGTCGGCGAACTGCTCGGCCGTGTACGCGGGGACGGATACCCCTACGGGCTCGCCCAAGCGGTCATGCTGTCGGTGAGCAGAGTGGAGGAGGGGACGGGGCAGGCGGGTGCGCGCGAGCACGATGCGGCGCCGGTGGCACGGTGTCTGCTCGACGTCATCGCACTGCTCCCGGGGGATGCCGTCCCGCGGAACCTGCTCCACGCGTCGGTACGAGCCTCCGGACTGCCTGCCGACGAGGACACCGTCGACGGCGTCCTGGGAGACCTGGCCGAGATCAGCCTGGTCACCCGCGTCGGTACCGCGGCGGTCGCCATGCACAACCTCACCCAGACGGTGCTGCTGGACCGCGCGCGGAACCAGGGGACCGTACTCGGCACGATGGCCGACGTCCTGTCCGCGTTCGAGGCGACGGAGCCGTCCAAGGACGACGCGTGGGAGCATCGCGAAGAGATCCGGCAACGCACCCGGCAGTTGGCGCATCTGCGTGACCTGTGGTCCGCGCCGGCCGCGAACAGCGCCGAGGACTCCGACGCTTGGGCGGGTGGTCTCGGCCCTCGGTCCTCGGCAGGCTCCCATGTCGGCAGACGGCTGCTCGACGCCCTCTCGCGCTGCCTCATGCTCCTCAACGAAGCGTCGGAGTCCTCCACGGCCCTGGAGCACGGCCCAGGTGTGGTGGCCGGTCTGCAGAATCTCCTCGGCCCTGACGATCCGGCCGTGATGACCTGCAAGTACCACCTGGCAGGAGCCTATTTGGGCACCTGGCGGTCCAGCGAGGCCGGCGAGCTGCTCGCCGCCCTGAGGGAGAACCAGGACCGGATCCTGGGGCGTGACCACCCCGATACCCTGGCCACCCAGGCGCAGTTGGCCGCCGTGCTGACCCAGGCGGGCAGCACACGCGAGGCCATCACTCTGCTCACTCAGGTGTGGGAAGCCCGCAGCCGGGTGCTGGGGGAGGCGCACCGGGACACCCTCAGCACCCGCAACGAGCTGGCCGGAGCCTATGCGGCCGGGGGCGACTTCGGCACCGCCATCCAGATGTGCGAGCAGGTCCACGCGGACTGCCGGGCGATGCGGGGTCCCGATGACCCAGACGTACTGAACAGCCGAACGGCTCTCGTCAACGCCTATTGGATGGTCGGTGACCTCGAACGCGCCATCGACATGGCCCGGGCGGTGGTGGCCGACCGTCGGCGGGTGCAGGGCGGGGAACACGCCCGCACGCTGTCGGCCCAGATGACTCTCGCCGGCCTCTACCAGGCGGAAGGCCACTGGAGACAGGCCATCGCCACCATGGAAGAGGTGGTCGAGACATGCCGGCACGTCCAGGGCGAGGCACACATCGACACGCTGATGAACATGCTGTTCCTCGGCAATGCCCTCGATGCGGCCGGACGCACCGCCGACGCCGTGGCGATCACCGAACGGATCCTGGCCGTGGCCGAGGACGCCCAAGGGCAGAGCAGCCCCGTGGCCCAGATCTGCCGGCGCAACCTCGCCGCAAGACGACTGACGCTGGGACGAATCGAGGAAGCACCGGCGCTGCACGCCACGGTCGTGGACGAGCAGCGCAGAGACCTGGGCGCGGACCACTTGACCACACTGGTCAGCCGCTCCGAGTTCGCCGACGCGCTCATGCAGGTCGCCCGCTCCGACGCCGCCATCGACATGTACGAGGCGATCGTGGCCGACCGGACCCGTGTCCAAGGCCCGGACCACTCGGACACGTTGACCAGCCGCAGCCAGCTGGCCGGCGCCTACCTGCAGACCCGGCGAACCGACGAGGCCGTCACGGTCTACGAGGAGGTGGTCGCGAGCAGGCGCCGGAGCCAGGGCGAGGACCACGAGGACACCCTCGCCAGTCGCGCCGCCCTGGCCAACGCCCACGCAAACACGTGGCAGCCCACCGTCGCCGTGACGATGCTCGAAGATCTCCTCGCGGACCGGCGGCGGCTCAAAGGCGACAACCATCATCGGACGCTGGCCACCTGGGCACAGCTCGGCCACGCCTACATCACCGTCTCGCGGCTGACGGACGCGGTCCTCGTCTTCGAGCAGGTCGCGACCGGCCGCGACCAGTGCTCGGAGCCGAGCACCCGTTGA
- the dacB gene encoding D-alanyl-D-alanine carboxypeptidase/D-alanyl-D-alanine endopeptidase, protein MFLAGAAAAAPAVAAHGDGLGPAIEAIMHKPGYEHAQWGVLETDPESGRVIHSQFANQFFVPGSTVKLVTMSTAWRTIGPNHHFTTPVMATGTRTGSTLHGNLALVAQGDLTMGGRTKPDGSVDYTDIDHTEAAIPGATLTPENPLAGINQIARQIRQAGITRVDGNVVIDPRLFKLPDLSPQPTPLILNDNLIDLLTTPTRPGQAAKLFWRPQVSPYHVTSTVRTVSSGGTTSVNVTASPDGTQIHLTGTIAAGSQPLLRVSDIKDPNAFGRTALIEALGRAGVTVTAPPTGPNPQDQLPHSYRHDPRVAAYVSPPYSQYAKLILKVSHNLGANLALCNMAVARGSKNCFDAFPIEHEFLTNVAKIDPKQFQLADGRGGVPAERVTPNGLVELLTYWLHTPDAKAFRRLLPILGVDGSNAMSCTTNCPAKGKVFAKPGTILGDDELNQQLAASAQNEAGYLKTDDGRLLTFFVGVNGAASPDLQSFLSIFNDVNQITALLQEQASAHH, encoded by the coding sequence GTGTTCTTGGCAGGGGCGGCGGCCGCCGCCCCTGCAGTGGCCGCGCATGGCGACGGCCTCGGGCCCGCCATCGAGGCGATCATGCACAAGCCCGGCTACGAGCACGCGCAGTGGGGTGTGCTGGAGACGGACCCGGAGAGCGGCCGGGTGATCCACTCCCAGTTCGCGAACCAGTTCTTCGTCCCCGGCTCGACGGTCAAGCTGGTCACCATGTCGACCGCCTGGCGCACCATCGGTCCGAACCACCACTTCACCACTCCCGTGATGGCGACCGGCACCCGCACCGGGTCGACGCTGCACGGGAACCTGGCGCTGGTCGCCCAGGGCGACCTGACCATGGGCGGACGCACCAAGCCCGACGGCTCGGTGGACTACACCGACATCGACCACACCGAGGCCGCGATCCCCGGCGCGACCCTCACCCCTGAGAACCCGCTCGCCGGCATCAACCAGATCGCCCGGCAGATCCGCCAGGCCGGCATCACCAGGGTCGACGGCAACGTCGTCATCGACCCCCGCCTGTTCAAGCTCCCGGACCTGAGCCCGCAGCCCACCCCGCTGATCCTCAACGACAACCTGATCGACCTGCTGACGACCCCGACCAGGCCCGGGCAGGCGGCCAAGCTGTTCTGGCGCCCGCAGGTCTCGCCGTACCACGTCACCTCCACCGTACGGACGGTCTCCAGCGGCGGGACCACCTCCGTCAACGTGACCGCCTCGCCCGACGGCACCCAGATCCACCTCACCGGCACCATCGCCGCGGGTTCGCAGCCACTGCTGCGGGTCTCCGACATCAAGGACCCGAACGCCTTCGGCCGTACCGCGCTGATCGAGGCCCTCGGCCGCGCCGGAGTCACCGTCACCGCGCCGCCCACCGGCCCCAACCCGCAGGACCAGCTGCCCCACTCCTACCGCCACGACCCCCGCGTCGCCGCGTACGTCTCCCCGCCGTACAGCCAGTACGCCAAGCTGATCCTCAAGGTCAGCCACAACCTCGGCGCGAACCTGGCCCTGTGCAACATGGCCGTCGCGCGCGGCAGCAAGAACTGCTTCGACGCGTTCCCGATCGAGCACGAATTCCTCACCAACGTCGCGAAGATCGACCCGAAGCAGTTCCAGCTCGCGGACGGGCGCGGCGGCGTGCCGGCCGAGCGGGTCACCCCGAACGGCCTCGTCGAGCTCCTCACCTACTGGCTGCACACCCCCGACGCCAAGGCCTTCCGCAGGCTGCTCCCGATCCTCGGCGTCGACGGCTCGAACGCGATGTCCTGCACCACGAACTGCCCGGCCAAGGGCAAGGTCTTCGCCAAGCCCGGCACCATTCTCGGTGACGACGAGCTGAACCAGCAGCTCGCCGCCTCGGCCCAGAACGAGGCCGGCTACCTGAAGACCGACGACGGCCGCCTGCTGACCTTCTTCGTCGGCGTCAACGGTGCCGCCAGCCCCGACCTCCAGAGCTTCCTCAGCATCTTCAACGACGTCAACCAGATCACGGCCCTCCTCCAGGAGCAGGCCTCGGCACACCACTAG
- a CDS encoding beta-1,3-glucanase family protein codes for MVSRRSFLTAAGALTGTAALSPFSPLSPLTSAAAAAGVSLPVKLANNSGQDTVYAYISGTDSSGWPVFVSANGALNRLPNPSSAVTPIADYSIALGASGSAAKTITLTDYIIGGRVWFSVGQKLQFFVNPGSPPGVVQPALVSSDPNWATNWTFCEFTFNSANLYANISYVDMVALPISMASTGSGGTQSVSPLPSGALASIASGLQTQHASDGAPWDRLVVTDSSGGVLRVMAPSHSPVDFGGYWNDYLNRVWSHYASTPLTINGQGSIGSYTGTVSGNAIVFSGLNTNGVPFTKPSAVDIFGCASGPLYNSGGDARGAIAARLAAAINRSSLLVSGGNNNPDGVTPSQYYTDAVTNHYARLVHKYASIGYAFPYDDVGPTGSAPVDGHIQDGAPTSWSITLGAGSGSGGGSGGGSGTVSAYGTIQAESYSAQSGTTTEACSDSGGGSDVGYIANGDWLKFSSVDFGSVSPNQFKARLASGAAAGVSGAVQVRLDSTSGTKIAEIDFGNNGGWQNWQTVPTNMSASATGVHDVYLVFSGSTSDFTNINWFTFTS; via the coding sequence GTGGTTTCCCGACGTTCCTTCCTGACCGCGGCCGGTGCCCTCACCGGTACGGCTGCACTCAGCCCGTTCTCGCCGCTCTCGCCGTTGACGTCCGCCGCCGCGGCAGCGGGAGTCTCGCTCCCCGTGAAACTGGCGAACAACTCCGGCCAGGACACCGTCTACGCCTACATATCCGGCACCGACAGCAGCGGCTGGCCGGTCTTCGTCTCCGCGAACGGCGCCCTGAACCGGCTGCCCAACCCGTCGTCCGCGGTGACCCCCATCGCCGACTACTCGATCGCGCTGGGTGCCTCCGGTTCGGCCGCCAAGACCATCACGCTGACCGACTACATCATCGGCGGCCGGGTCTGGTTCTCGGTCGGGCAGAAACTCCAGTTCTTCGTCAATCCGGGCTCCCCGCCCGGCGTGGTGCAGCCCGCCCTGGTGAGCTCCGACCCCAACTGGGCCACCAACTGGACGTTCTGCGAGTTCACGTTCAACAGCGCCAACCTGTACGCCAACATCTCCTACGTGGACATGGTCGCGCTGCCGATCTCGATGGCCAGCACCGGCAGCGGCGGCACCCAGTCGGTCAGCCCGCTGCCCTCCGGTGCCCTCGCCTCCATCGCCTCCGGCCTGCAGACCCAGCACGCCTCCGACGGAGCCCCCTGGGACAGGCTGGTGGTCACCGACTCCTCCGGTGGGGTGCTGCGCGTCATGGCGCCCTCGCACTCGCCGGTGGACTTCGGCGGCTACTGGAACGACTACCTGAACCGGGTCTGGAGCCACTACGCCTCCACCCCGCTGACCATCAACGGCCAGGGCAGCATCGGTTCCTACACCGGTACCGTCTCCGGCAACGCCATCGTCTTCTCGGGTCTCAACACCAACGGCGTGCCGTTCACCAAGCCGAGCGCCGTCGACATCTTCGGCTGCGCGTCCGGTCCCCTCTACAACTCCGGGGGAGACGCCCGCGGGGCGATCGCGGCCCGGCTCGCCGCGGCGATCAACCGCAGCTCGCTGCTGGTCTCGGGCGGGAACAACAACCCTGACGGTGTGACGCCCTCGCAGTACTACACGGACGCGGTCACCAACCACTACGCGCGGCTGGTCCACAAGTACGCCAGCATCGGCTACGCCTTCCCCTACGACGACGTCGGCCCCACCGGCTCGGCCCCCGTCGACGGGCACATCCAGGACGGGGCACCCACCTCGTGGAGCATCACCCTGGGCGCCGGCAGCGGTTCCGGCGGAGGATCCGGGGGCGGCTCGGGCACCGTCAGCGCCTACGGCACGATCCAGGCCGAGTCGTACTCGGCGCAGAGCGGAACCACCACCGAGGCCTGCTCCGATTCCGGCGGCGGCAGCGATGTGGGCTACATCGCGAACGGCGACTGGCTGAAGTTCTCCTCCGTCGACTTCGGTTCGGTCTCCCCGAACCAGTTCAAGGCCCGGCTGGCGTCGGGCGCGGCCGCCGGTGTCAGCGGTGCCGTCCAGGTGCGGCTCGACAGCACCAGCGGCACGAAGATCGCCGAGATCGACTTCGGCAACAACGGCGGCTGGCAGAACTGGCAGACGGTTCCCACGAACATGTCCGCCTCCGCGACCGGAGTCCACGACGTCTACCTGGTCTTCTCGGGCAGCACTTCGGACTTCACCAACATCAACTGGTTCACGTTCACGAGCTGA
- a CDS encoding alpha/beta hydrolase: protein MTHPQRSEQVREDPCHRGEHEDGHEPRQPPSRNVTHPNPRESNLYAPQLLQSAPVGTHALPHVRGRVRLTISCRRGSAPRPDWRACAGELADGRLLTNAGYRHTAPLNPSSCVDEHESRYYIDGALPRPGTRCDQDAPP, encoded by the coding sequence ATGACTCACCCACAACGGAGCGAGCAAGTCCGCGAAGATCCATGTCACCGCGGCGAACACGAGGACGGTCACGAGCCCCGCCAGCCACCATCTCGAAACGTCACGCATCCGAACCCCCGCGAGTCGAACCTCTACGCGCCACAGCTCCTACAGTCTGCTCCCGTTGGAACCCATGCGCTGCCACATGTCCGTGGACGTGTACGACTCACCATCAGTTGCCGGCGTGGATCGGCGCCGAGACCGGACTGGCGGGCCTGCGCCGGGGAGCTGGCCGACGGCCGCCTGCTCACCAATGCCGGCTACCGGCACACCGCACCGCTGAACCCGAGCAGTTGCGTCGACGAGCACGAGAGCCGCTACTACATCGACGGTGCCCTCCCGCGTCCCGGAACGAGGTGCGATCAGGACGCTCCGCCCTGA